A genome region from Neoarius graeffei isolate fNeoGra1 chromosome 21, fNeoGra1.pri, whole genome shotgun sequence includes the following:
- the pfkfb3 gene encoding 6-phosphofructo-2-kinase/fructose-2,6-bisphosphatase 3 isoform X2, whose amino-acid sequence MVGLPARGKTYMSKKLTRYLNWIGIPTKVFNVGEYRRETVKNYSSYDFFKSDNREAVKIREQCALAALQDVKIYLTELDGQVAVFDATNTTRERRDMILQFGAENSFKVFFIESVCDDPNVIATNIMEVKVSCPDYQGCNKTDAVEDFQKRIDCYRASYQPLDPDDYDRKLSFIKVINVGRRFLVNCVQDHIQSRIVYYLMNIHVQPRSIYLCRHGESQHNLQGRLGGDSSLSSRGRKFAGALAKFVREQNLSNLKVWTSQLQCSIQTAEALSVPYEQWKALNEIDAGVCEEMTYEEIRQHYPEEFALRDQDKYYYRYPTGESYQDLVQRLEPVIMELERQENVLVVSHQAVMRCLLAYFLDKSAEEMPYLKCPLHTILKLTPVAYGCKVESISFNIEAVNTHRDRPEELKRSQGTLIRRNSVTPLTSHEPTKKPRINSLEDADIPELTPAPMSFCASASNSLALSTQDLKHHREA is encoded by the exons tcttcaacgttGGTGAATATCGCCGAGAGACAGTAAAGAACTACAGCTCATATGACTTCTTCAAATCAGACAACAGGGAGGCAGTCAAGATCAGAGA ACAATGTGCCTTAGCTGCTCTCCAAGATGTCAAGATATACCTCACTGAGCTGGATGGTCAAGTTGCA GTTTTTGATGCCACAAACACCACCAGAGAAAGAAGGGACATGATCTTGCAGTTTGGTGCTGAGAACAGCTTCAAG GTCTTCTTCATTGAGTCTGTATGTGATGATCCAAATGTCATTGCTACTAATATCATG GAAGTGAAGGTCTCCTGTCCTGACTACCAAGGCTGCAATAAAACGGACGCTGTGGAAGATTTCCAGAAGAGGATCGACTGTTACAGAGCGAGCTATCAGCCTCTGGATCCTGATGATTATGACCG GAAATTGTCCTTCATCAAAGTGATCAATGTTGGCCGCAGATTCCTAGTGAACTGCGTCCAGGATCACATCCAGAGCCGCATCGTCTATTACCTGATGAACATCCATGTCCAGCCACGCTCTATCTACCTGTGTAGACACGGCGAGAGTCAGCACAACCTGCAGGGCCGTCTGGGAGGAGACTCGAGCCTGTCTAGTCGGGGTAGAAAG TTCGCTGGTGCTCTGGCTAAGTTTGTCAGGGAACAGAATCTTAGCAACCTGAAGGTATGGACAAGCCAGCTACAGTGCAGCATTCAGACTGCTGAGGCGCTGAGCGTGCCGTACGAACAGTGGAAAGCCCTGAACGAGATCGATGCG GGTGTGTGTGAAGAGATGACGTATGAAGAAATAAGGCAGCACTACCCTGAAGAGTTCGCTCTCCGAGATCAGGACAAGTATTATTACCGCTACCCCACTGGGGAG tcCTACCAGGACCTGGTGCAGCGGTTGGAACCGGTGATCATGGAGCTCGAGAGGCAGGAGAATGTTCTAGTCGTCTCTCACCAAGCTGTCATGCGCTGCCTCCTTGCCTACTTCCTCGACAAGAGTGCTG AGGAGATGCCGTACCTAAAGTGTCCACTCCACACCATATTGAAGCTGACCCCAGTGGCCTATG GATGTAAAGTGGAGTCCATCTCATTCAATATTGAAGCAGTAAATACTCACCGGGACAGACCGGAG gaattGAAGAGAAGCCAAGGCACTCTGATTAGAAGGAACAGTGTGACTCCACTCACGAGCCATGAACCCACTAAGAAGCCTCGTATCAATAGTCTGGAAGATGCAGACATCCCCGAACTCACTCCAGCACCAATGAGCTTCTGTGCGAGTGCAAGCAACTCCCTTGCACTGTCTACACAG GACCTGAAACATCACCGAGAAGCATGA